From one Pararge aegeria chromosome 21, ilParAegt1.1, whole genome shotgun sequence genomic stretch:
- the LOC120633456 gene encoding uncharacterized protein LOC120633456, with protein MRTSTIYDLLTTVLISKNHDDLYSMIQTLDQECRKCGLDMNQSKTCIITNSVEIPTVIQSQTINYVNEYIYLGQSKSFEVHTIIEVERPIKVAWSKYWALKHIFKSKIPLAIKKKAMDTTILPTLLAAERSMLGLRLSDRQRNAALRNKTQLIDASVLACKWRWAGHLARSKDGASESCTGGPVTKAGRALVGETTLKPHRAHLDEVR; from the exons aTGAGAACTTCAACCATTTACGATTTGCTGACGACAGTGCTGATTAGTAAGAATCATGACGATCTCTACTCCATGATTCAAACTTTAGACCAAGAGTGCCGGAAATGTGGTCTAGATATGAACCAAAGCAAGACATGTATAATTACGAACAGTGTAGAGATTCCTACGGTCATCCAATCTCAAACAATAAACTATGTCAATGAGTACATATATCTTGGGCAAAGCAAATCTTTTGAGGTTCACACAATCATAGAAGTGGAGCGACCAATTAAGGTCGCTTGGAGCAAATATTGGGCattgaaacatatttttaaatcaaaaatacccTTAGCTATAAAAAAGAAGGCAATGGACACCACAATATTGCCAACACTGTT AGCGGCTGAGCGAAGTATGCTTGGCTTGAGATTAAGTGACCGCCAAAGAAACGCAgcattaagaaataaaacacagttaATAGACGCCTCGGTACTGGCGTGCAAATGGCGATGGGCGGGTCATTTGGCGCGCTCTAAAGATGGAGCGAGCGAGTCTTGCACTGGAGGCCCCGTGACCAAAGCAGGCCGCGCGCTCGTTGGAGAGACGACATTGAAGCCTCACAGGGCCCACTTGGACGAGGTTCGCTAA